Proteins encoded within one genomic window of Brassica napus cultivar Da-Ae chromosome A8 unlocalized genomic scaffold, Da-Ae chrA08_Random_11, whole genome shotgun sequence:
- the LOC125594482 gene encoding serine/threonine-protein phosphatase 5-like, protein MAERVMESGSNNGGDAEKSLKEKGNEFFKAGNYLKAAALYTQAIKLDPSNATLYSNRAAAFLSLVKLSKALADAETTIKLNPQWEKGYFRKGSVLEAMEKYDDALAAFEMALQYNPQSAEVSRKIKRLGQLQKEKQRAQELESLRSNVNMAKHLDSFKSELSANYGAEEGWKEMFSFLVETMETAVKAWHETSKVDTRVYFLLDKEKTQTDKFAPAVNIDKAFESPHTHSNCFTYLRQYAEESFSKAACLVTSKSSISYPQVWKGQGSRKWKLGQNDGIFVQFESPSIRNVWFIPSSKEKGQTLCRDPQALDIGAHEILPRIFKEVSKSS, encoded by the exons ATGGCTGAGAGAGTGATGGAATCAGGGTCTAATAATGGTGGAGATGCTGAGAAGTCTCTGAAAGAGAAAGGGAACGAGTTTTTCAAAGCTGGGAACTATCTTAAAGCCGCAGCTCTCTACACTCAGGCCATCAAGCTCGATCCTTCTAACGCTACTCTTTACAG TAACCGAGCTGCTGCCTTCTTGAGTCTAGTTAAGCTTAGCAAAGCCTTGGCTGATGCTGAGACAACCATCAAACTCAACCCTCAATGGGAGAAG GGCTACTTCAGGAAAGGCTCTGTGCTTGAAGCCATGGAGAAATATGATGAT GCCTTGGCTGCGTTTGAAATGGCTCTACAGTACAACCCACAGAGCGCAGAAGTTTCAAGGAAGATCAAGAGGCTCGGTCAGCTGCAGAAGGAGAAACAGAGAGCTCAAGAACTCGAGAGTTTGAGGTCTAATGTCAACATGGCCAAGCATCTTGACAGCTTTAAATCTGAATTG TCTGCAAACTATGGAGCTGAAGAGGGTTGGAAAGAGATGTTCTCTTTTCTTGTCGAGACCATGGAAACAGCTGTGAAAGCGTGGCACGAGACATCTAAAGTGGATACTAGAGTCTATTTCCTTCTTGACAAAGAGAAAACACAAACCGATAAGTTCGCACCAGCAGTCAACATCGATAAG GCTTTTGAGTCTCCACACACACACAGTAACTGCTTTACGTATCTGAGGCAATACGCTGAAGAGTCCTTTTCCAAAGCTGCTTGCTTAGTGACATCAAAAAGTAGCATATCCTACCCACAG GTGTGGAAAGGTCAAGGCTCAAGGAAGTGGAAGCTCGGACAAAACGATGGAATCTTTGTTCAGTTTGAATCTCCGTCTATTCGAAATGTTTGGTTCATTCCTAGCTCGAAAGAAAAGGGGCAAACCTTATGCAg GGATCCTCAAGCTCTAGATATCGGTGCACATGAGATTCTCCCTCGCATCTTCAAGGAAGTATCGAAGAGCTCGTAG